A window of Streptomyces armeniacus contains these coding sequences:
- a CDS encoding RNA polymerase sigma factor, with the protein MTARSRAQAESEAAAEPTAQPETEAETQAEAGAEPAAADGEPPEDPPAPAFDALYARHAPALTRQAYLLCAHRRIAEHAVAHAFHLAWERWPEVAADPDPVGWVRAAAYEYALSPWHQLHPGCRATRAHPGPPGDRAMLDGLMRLPRSYRRALLLHDGLGLSVEETAIEAEASTAAASARIGHAREALGETVPELRQAPEERRPVLIRERLRLLAAAQPVRTPPPRLVRSCSEQTTRRRTRAAVGLTALVAAATAVSWVTCEGRGGAPPEQHAPASPGLPGFGRQTGGAYLPELRSRNHRMRLGEHGPEPVRPTGRPGRPDRTGQSEPAGRPEDTAQR; encoded by the coding sequence ATGACGGCCAGGTCGCGCGCGCAGGCGGAGTCGGAGGCAGCGGCGGAGCCGACGGCTCAACCAGAGACAGAGGCCGAGACACAGGCCGAGGCCGGGGCCGAGCCTGCGGCGGCCGACGGCGAGCCCCCGGAAGACCCGCCGGCCCCGGCCTTCGACGCCCTCTACGCCCGCCACGCCCCCGCCCTGACCCGGCAGGCGTACCTGCTCTGCGCCCACCGCCGCATCGCCGAGCACGCCGTGGCCCACGCGTTCCACCTCGCCTGGGAGCGCTGGCCCGAGGTCGCGGCCGACCCGGACCCGGTGGGCTGGGTGCGGGCGGCGGCGTACGAGTACGCGCTGTCCCCCTGGCACCAGCTGCACCCCGGCTGCCGCGCCACCCGCGCGCACCCCGGGCCGCCCGGCGACCGCGCGATGCTGGACGGCCTGATGCGGCTGCCGCGCTCGTACCGCCGGGCGCTGCTGCTGCACGACGGGCTGGGGCTCAGCGTCGAGGAGACGGCGATCGAGGCGGAGGCGAGCACCGCCGCCGCCTCCGCCCGTATCGGGCATGCCCGCGAGGCCCTCGGCGAGACGGTCCCGGAGCTGCGGCAGGCGCCCGAGGAGCGGCGGCCCGTACTCATCCGCGAGCGGCTGCGGCTGCTGGCCGCCGCACAGCCCGTACGCACACCGCCGCCCCGGCTCGTACGGAGCTGCAGCGAGCAGACGACGCGGCGGCGCACGCGTGCCGCCGTCGGGCTGACCGCGCTCGTCGCGGCGGCCACGGCGGTGTCGTGGGTGACGTGCGAGGGACGCGGCGGCGCGCCGCCGGAGCAGCACGCGCCCGCCTCTCCGGGCCTGCCCGGCTTCGGGCGGCAGACGGGCGGCGCGTACCTGCCGGAGCTGCGCTCACGCAACCACCGGATGCGGCTCGGCGAGCACGGCCCGGAGCCCGTACGGCCCACGGGCCGGCCCGGACGCCCGGACCGCACCGGTCAGTCGGAGCCCGCCGGACGGCCCGAAGACACAGCACAGCGCTGA
- the sucD gene encoding succinate--CoA ligase subunit alpha — protein MAIFLTKESKVIVQGMTGSEGQKHTKRMLASGSNIVGGVNPRKAGTTVDFDGTDVPVFGSVAEAMEATGADVTVIFVPEKFTKSAVVEAIDAEIPLCVVITEGIAVHDSAAFWAYAEQKGGKTRIVGPNCPGLITPGQSNAGIIPSDITKPGRIGLVSKSGTLTYQMMYELRDIGFSTCVGIGGDPVIGTTHIDALRAFEADAYTDLIVMIGEIGGDAEERAADFIKDNVKKPVVGYVAGFTAPEGKTMGHAGAIVSGSSGTAQAKKEALEAAGVKVGKTPSETARLARELLVG, from the coding sequence ATGGCTATCTTCCTCACCAAGGAAAGCAAGGTCATCGTCCAGGGGATGACCGGCTCCGAGGGCCAGAAGCACACGAAGCGCATGCTGGCCTCGGGCTCGAACATCGTCGGCGGTGTGAACCCCCGCAAGGCGGGCACGACCGTCGACTTCGACGGCACCGACGTGCCGGTATTCGGCAGCGTCGCGGAGGCCATGGAGGCCACCGGCGCGGACGTGACCGTCATCTTCGTACCGGAGAAGTTCACCAAGAGCGCGGTCGTCGAGGCCATCGACGCCGAGATCCCGCTCTGCGTGGTGATCACCGAGGGCATCGCGGTGCACGATTCCGCCGCCTTCTGGGCGTACGCCGAGCAGAAGGGCGGCAAGACGCGCATCGTCGGCCCCAACTGCCCCGGCCTGATCACCCCCGGCCAGTCCAACGCGGGCATCATCCCGTCGGACATCACCAAGCCCGGCCGGATCGGGCTGGTCTCGAAGTCGGGCACGCTGACGTACCAGATGATGTACGAGCTGCGTGACATCGGCTTCTCGACCTGCGTCGGCATCGGCGGCGACCCGGTGATCGGCACCACCCACATCGACGCGCTGCGTGCCTTCGAGGCCGACGCCTACACCGACCTGATCGTGATGATCGGCGAGATCGGCGGCGACGCGGAGGAGCGGGCGGCGGACTTCATCAAGGACAACGTGAAGAAGCCGGTCGTCGGTTACGTCGCGGGCTTCACCGCTCCCGAGGGCAAGACGATGGGCCACGCCGGCGCGATCGTCTCCGGCTCCTCCGGCACGGCGCAGGCGAAGAAGGAGGCCCTCGAGGCCGCGGGCGTGAAGGTCGGCAAGACCCCGTCCGAGACCGCACGGCTCGCGCGCGAGCTGCTGGTCGGCTGA
- the sucC gene encoding ADP-forming succinate--CoA ligase subunit beta, with product MDLFEYQARDIFAKHDVPVLAGEVIDTPEAAREVTERLGGRAVVKAQVKTGGRGKAGGVKLASDPADAVEKAGRILGMDIKGHTVHQVMLAQTADIAEEYYVSFLLDRTNRTFLAMASVEGGVEIEEVAATKPEALAKIPVDAIEGVTEEKAREIVAAAKFPAELTDQVVNVLQKLWDVFIKEDALLVEVNPLVLTRSSDGAGDGKVIALDGKVSLDENAEFRQPDHAALEDKAAANPLEAAAKAKGLNYVKLDGQVGIIGNGAGLVMSTLDVVAYAGEAHRNVKPANFLDIGGGASAEVMANGLEIILGDPDVKSVFVNVFGGITACDAVANGIVQALELLKSRGEDVTKPLVVRLDGNNSELGRKILTDADHPLVQQVDTMDGAADRAAELAAQ from the coding sequence GTGGACCTGTTCGAGTACCAGGCGAGGGACATCTTCGCCAAGCATGACGTACCGGTACTGGCCGGTGAAGTCATCGACACGCCTGAGGCGGCGCGTGAGGTGACCGAGCGACTCGGCGGTCGCGCGGTTGTCAAGGCGCAGGTCAAGACCGGCGGCCGGGGCAAGGCGGGCGGCGTGAAGCTGGCCTCCGACCCGGCCGACGCCGTGGAGAAGGCGGGCCGGATCCTGGGCATGGACATCAAGGGCCACACGGTCCACCAGGTGATGCTCGCCCAGACCGCCGACATCGCCGAGGAGTACTACGTCTCCTTCCTGCTCGACCGCACGAACCGCACCTTCCTGGCCATGGCCTCGGTCGAGGGCGGCGTGGAGATCGAGGAGGTCGCGGCGACCAAGCCGGAGGCCCTCGCCAAGATCCCCGTTGACGCCATCGAGGGTGTGACGGAGGAGAAGGCGCGCGAGATCGTCGCCGCCGCCAAGTTCCCCGCGGAGCTCACCGACCAGGTGGTGAACGTCCTGCAGAAGCTGTGGGACGTGTTCATCAAGGAGGACGCCCTCCTCGTCGAGGTGAACCCGCTGGTGCTGACTCGTTCCAGCGATGGGGCCGGCGACGGCAAGGTCATCGCGCTGGACGGCAAGGTGTCCCTGGACGAGAACGCCGAGTTCCGCCAGCCGGACCACGCGGCCCTGGAGGACAAGGCGGCGGCCAACCCGCTCGAGGCCGCCGCCAAGGCCAAGGGGCTGAACTACGTCAAGCTCGACGGCCAGGTCGGCATCATCGGCAACGGCGCGGGCCTGGTCATGTCCACCCTCGACGTCGTCGCGTACGCCGGTGAGGCGCACCGGAACGTCAAGCCGGCCAACTTCCTGGACATCGGCGGCGGCGCCTCCGCCGAGGTGATGGCCAACGGCCTGGAGATCATCCTCGGCGACCCGGACGTCAAGTCCGTCTTCGTCAACGTCTTCGGCGGCATCACGGCCTGCGACGCGGTCGCCAACGGCATCGTGCAGGCCCTGGAGCTGCTCAAGTCCCGGGGCGAGGACGTCACCAAGCCCCTGGTCGTACGCCTCGACGGCAACAACTCGGAGCTGGGCCGCAAGATCCTCACCGACGCCGACCACCCGCTCGTACAGCAGGTGGACACGATGGACGGCGCGGCGGACCGCGCTGCCGAGCTGGCCGCGCAGTAG
- a CDS encoding VWA domain-containing protein, which yields MSQTHAGPAATRPDDERLRRWRLVLGGGQGAEGTGCELSGTDAAMDKTLTALYGDGSGARSGDRSAGLGGSAPQVARWLGDIRTYFPSSVVQVMQRDAIDRLGLSALLLEPEMLEAVEADVHLVGTLLSLNKAMPETSKETARAVVRKVVEQLEKRLAARTRATLTGALDRSARVSRPRHQDIDWNRTIRANLKNYLPEYGTVVPERLIGYGRAAQSVKKDVVLCIDQSGSMAASVVYASVFGAVLASMRSISTRLVVFDTNVVDLTDDLDDPVDVLFGTQLGGGTDINRALAYCQSQISRPADTVVVLISDLYEGGIRDEMLKRVAAMKASGVQFVTLLALSDEGAPAYDREHAAALAALGAPAFACTPDHFPEVMAAAIEKRPLPIPEE from the coding sequence TTGAGCCAGACACACGCGGGGCCCGCGGCCACGCGCCCCGACGACGAGCGGCTGCGCCGCTGGCGCCTCGTGCTCGGCGGCGGCCAGGGCGCGGAGGGCACCGGCTGCGAACTGAGCGGCACCGACGCCGCCATGGACAAGACGCTCACGGCGCTCTACGGCGACGGCAGCGGCGCCCGCAGCGGTGACCGCTCCGCCGGGCTGGGCGGTTCGGCGCCCCAGGTCGCCCGCTGGCTCGGCGACATCCGCACGTACTTCCCGAGCTCCGTCGTGCAGGTCATGCAGCGCGACGCCATCGACCGGCTCGGACTGTCGGCGCTGCTGCTGGAGCCGGAGATGCTCGAGGCCGTCGAGGCGGACGTCCATCTCGTGGGCACGCTCCTGTCGTTGAACAAGGCCATGCCCGAGACCAGCAAGGAGACCGCCAGGGCGGTGGTGCGGAAGGTGGTCGAGCAGTTGGAGAAGCGGCTGGCGGCGCGCACACGCGCGACGCTGACCGGCGCGCTCGACCGCTCCGCGCGGGTGAGCCGGCCGCGGCACCAGGACATCGACTGGAACCGCACCATCCGCGCCAACCTGAAGAACTACCTCCCGGAGTACGGCACGGTCGTGCCCGAGCGGCTGATCGGCTACGGCCGCGCGGCGCAGTCCGTGAAGAAGGACGTCGTGCTGTGCATCGACCAGTCGGGCTCGATGGCGGCCTCGGTCGTGTACGCGTCGGTGTTCGGCGCGGTGCTCGCGTCGATGCGGTCGATCAGCACCCGGCTCGTCGTCTTCGACACGAACGTCGTGGATCTGACGGACGATCTCGACGACCCGGTGGACGTGCTGTTCGGCACCCAGCTCGGCGGCGGCACGGACATCAACCGCGCCCTGGCGTACTGCCAGTCGCAGATCAGCCGCCCCGCCGACACCGTCGTCGTGCTCATCAGCGACCTTTACGAAGGCGGCATACGCGACGAGATGCTCAAACGCGTCGCGGCGATGAAGGCGTCGGGCGTGCAGTTCGTCACGCTGCTCGCGCTCTCGGACGAGGGCGCACCGGCGTACGACAGGGAGCACGCGGCGGCGCTTGCCGCCCTCGGCGCGCCGGCGTTCGCCTGCACTCCCGACCACTTTCCCGAGGTCATGGCCGCGGCGATCGAGAAGCGTCCCCTGCCGATCCCGGAGGAATGA
- a CDS encoding DUF5682 family protein, giving the protein MPGGLRVNGPLLLGVRHHGPGSARAVREALAAYEPKVLLVEGPPEADDVVALAGEEGMRPPVALLAHVLDEPGRAAFWPMADFSPEWVAIRWALERGVPVRFIDLPAAHSLAALAEDAPEPGGDAVPDGEAAPDGEAGAGEDREEALRLDPLAVLAETAGYDDPERWWEDVVEHRGAADSSASDPAGHPGSAAAVRDPYAPFDALREAMGALREAHGDGGHPRDAQREAHMRLRLREARREHGDDGVAVVCGAWHVPALAASVSVAADRRLLKGLPKAKVEVTWVPWTHRRLARHSGYGAGITSPGWYGHLFAAPDRPLERWMTKVAGLLRDEDRTVSPAHVIEAVRMAETLAAVRGRPLAGLAETVDAIRAVLCEGSDVPLALIEERLIVGDELGEVPDGAPAVPLQRDLARRQRSLRLKPDGRQRELELDLRKDTDAARSRLLHRLRLLGVHWGTPAQSRTGSTGTFRESWRLHWEPELSVRIAEAGMWGTTVLGAATAKAQSEAVGTSVLAEVTALAEHCLLAELPDALPVVMRVLADRAALDSDVGHLAQALPPLVRSVRYGDVRGTDAAALAEVAAGLAERVCVGLPPACAGLDADGAAEMRGHLDTAHQAIALLAQSRTHADAAAADADADADTDADADADTDTDTDTDETTASGDGLLRRWHGVLRKLASRDRTPGLVRGRCARFLLDDGRLEDGEAARLMGLALSPGTPPAEAAAWIEGFLAGGGMLLVHDRRLLELVDGWLARVPPEAFTDVLPLLRRTFAAYEPGVRRTVGELVRRGPAGEGPGGAGAADGAGGGPGSGIPGFGPGLDWARADAVLPTLRLLLGRAPHEQRARPAGTAGADAHTEHTEHTEPAPELGRVS; this is encoded by the coding sequence GTGCCGGGAGGTCTCCGCGTGAACGGGCCGCTGCTGCTGGGCGTCCGGCACCACGGGCCGGGCTCGGCGCGGGCGGTGCGGGAGGCGCTGGCCGCGTACGAGCCGAAGGTGCTCCTCGTCGAGGGGCCGCCCGAGGCGGACGACGTGGTCGCGCTGGCGGGGGAGGAGGGCATGCGTCCGCCCGTCGCCCTGCTGGCGCACGTGCTGGACGAGCCGGGCCGGGCGGCGTTCTGGCCGATGGCCGACTTCTCGCCGGAGTGGGTGGCGATCCGGTGGGCGCTGGAGCGGGGCGTTCCGGTGCGGTTCATCGACCTGCCCGCCGCGCACTCCCTGGCGGCGCTCGCCGAGGACGCGCCGGAGCCGGGCGGCGATGCGGTTCCGGACGGCGAGGCCGCTCCGGACGGCGAGGCGGGCGCGGGGGAGGACCGCGAGGAGGCCCTGCGCCTGGACCCGCTCGCGGTGCTGGCCGAGACAGCGGGCTACGACGATCCGGAACGCTGGTGGGAGGACGTCGTGGAGCACCGCGGCGCCGCGGACTCCTCCGCGTCGGACCCCGCCGGCCATCCCGGGTCCGCGGCGGCCGTCCGCGATCCGTACGCACCGTTCGACGCGCTCCGCGAGGCGATGGGCGCCCTCCGCGAGGCGCACGGAGACGGCGGCCACCCCCGCGACGCCCAGCGCGAGGCGCACATGCGGCTGCGGCTGCGCGAGGCGCGCCGGGAGCACGGCGACGACGGCGTCGCCGTCGTCTGCGGTGCCTGGCACGTCCCCGCGCTGGCGGCCAGTGTGTCCGTCGCTGCCGACCGCCGGCTGCTCAAGGGCCTGCCGAAGGCGAAGGTCGAGGTCACGTGGGTGCCCTGGACGCACCGCAGGCTCGCCCGGCACAGCGGGTACGGCGCGGGGATCACCTCCCCCGGCTGGTACGGCCATCTGTTCGCCGCCCCCGACCGCCCGCTGGAGCGGTGGATGACCAAGGTCGCCGGTCTGCTGCGGGACGAGGACCGCACCGTATCGCCCGCGCACGTGATCGAGGCGGTGCGGATGGCCGAGACGCTCGCCGCCGTACGGGGCCGACCGCTGGCGGGCCTGGCCGAGACGGTCGACGCGATACGGGCGGTGCTGTGCGAGGGCTCGGACGTGCCGCTCGCGCTCATCGAGGAACGGCTGATCGTCGGCGACGAGCTGGGCGAGGTCCCCGACGGCGCGCCCGCGGTGCCGCTCCAGCGCGACCTGGCCCGCCGGCAGCGGTCGCTGCGGCTCAAACCGGACGGGCGGCAGCGCGAGTTGGAGCTCGACCTGCGCAAGGACACCGACGCGGCCCGCAGCCGCCTGCTGCACCGGCTCCGGCTGCTCGGCGTGCACTGGGGCACCCCGGCGCAGTCCCGTACGGGGAGCACCGGCACATTCCGGGAGAGCTGGCGGCTGCACTGGGAGCCGGAGCTGTCCGTACGGATAGCGGAAGCGGGCATGTGGGGCACCACCGTGCTGGGTGCGGCGACCGCGAAGGCCCAGTCCGAGGCCGTCGGCACGAGCGTGCTGGCGGAGGTCACCGCGCTTGCCGAGCACTGCCTGCTGGCCGAGTTGCCGGACGCGCTTCCGGTGGTGATGCGGGTCCTCGCCGACCGGGCGGCGCTCGACTCGGACGTCGGCCATCTCGCGCAGGCGCTGCCGCCGTTGGTGCGGTCCGTGCGGTACGGCGACGTCCGCGGCACCGACGCTGCGGCGCTGGCCGAGGTGGCGGCGGGACTGGCCGAGCGCGTCTGCGTCGGCCTGCCGCCCGCCTGCGCCGGGCTCGACGCGGACGGCGCCGCGGAGATGCGCGGCCATCTGGACACCGCGCACCAGGCGATCGCGCTGCTCGCACAGAGCCGTACGCACGCGGACGCCGCCGCCGCCGACGCCGACGCCGACGCCGACACCGACGCCGACGCCGACGCCGACACCGACACCGACACCGACACCGACGAGACCACCGCCTCCGGCGACGGCCTGCTGCGGCGCTGGCACGGCGTCCTGCGGAAGCTGGCGTCCCGTGACCGTACGCCGGGGCTGGTGCGCGGCCGGTGCGCCCGGTTCCTGCTGGACGACGGCCGGTTGGAGGACGGCGAGGCGGCCCGGCTGATGGGGCTCGCGCTCTCGCCCGGCACGCCGCCCGCCGAGGCGGCGGCGTGGATCGAGGGCTTCCTCGCGGGCGGCGGCATGCTGCTCGTCCACGACAGACGGCTGCTGGAGCTGGTCGACGGCTGGCTGGCACGGGTGCCGCCGGAGGCCTTCACGGACGTCCTGCCGCTGCTGCGCCGCACCTTCGCGGCGTACGAGCCGGGCGTGCGGCGGACCGTCGGCGAGCTGGTCCGCCGCGGCCCCGCGGGGGAGGGCCCCGGCGGAGCGGGCGCGGCGGACGGCGCGGGCGGCGGCCCCGGCTCCGGGATACCGGGCTTCGGCCCCGGCCTGGACTGGGCCCGTGCGGACGCGGTGCTGCCGACCCTGCGGCTGCTGCTGGGCCGCGCCCCGCACGAGCAGCGCGCACGGCCCGCAGGGACGGCCGGTGCGGACGCCCACACGGAACACACGGAACACACGGAACCGGCACCGGAGCTGGGGAGGGTGAGTTGA
- a CDS encoding ATP-binding protein, which translates to MVCSSYTARRGGVVTETNALRPHAENAFATELKALAAADDRPRPERWKLSPWAVATYLLGGTLPDGTAITPKYVGPRRIVEVAVSTLATDRALLLLGVPGTAKTWVSEHLAAAVSGDSTLLVQGTAGTSEESIRYGWNYAQLLAHGPSRDALVPSPVMRAMAEGLTARVEELTRIPADVQDTLITVLSEKTLPIPELGEETQAVRGFNLIATANDRDRGVNELSSALRRRFNTVVLPLPATADEEVDIVSRRVDQIGRSLDLPAAPEGLHEIRRVVTVFRELRDGVTGDGRTKVKSPSGTLSTAEAISVVTGGLALAAHFGDGVLRPSDVAAGILGAVVRDPAADQVVWQEYLEAVVREREGWKDFYRACREVSA; encoded by the coding sequence GTGGTGTGCAGCTCATACACCGCACGCCGAGGGGGAGTTGTGACCGAGACGAATGCCCTGCGACCGCACGCCGAAAACGCCTTCGCGACGGAGCTCAAGGCGCTGGCGGCGGCCGACGACAGGCCGCGTCCCGAGCGCTGGAAGCTGTCGCCGTGGGCCGTCGCCACCTATCTGCTCGGCGGCACGCTGCCCGACGGCACCGCCATCACGCCCAAGTACGTCGGGCCCCGCCGGATCGTCGAGGTCGCCGTCAGCACCCTCGCGACCGACCGCGCGCTGCTGCTGCTCGGCGTGCCCGGCACCGCCAAGACCTGGGTGTCCGAGCATCTCGCGGCCGCCGTCAGCGGCGACTCGACGCTGCTCGTCCAGGGGACGGCGGGCACGTCGGAGGAGTCCATCCGGTACGGGTGGAACTACGCGCAGCTGCTCGCGCACGGACCCAGCCGCGACGCCCTGGTGCCCAGCCCGGTGATGCGGGCCATGGCCGAGGGCCTCACCGCGCGGGTCGAGGAGCTGACCCGCATCCCGGCAGACGTGCAGGACACGCTGATCACGGTGCTGTCCGAGAAGACGCTGCCCATCCCGGAGCTGGGCGAGGAGACCCAGGCGGTGCGCGGGTTCAACCTCATCGCCACGGCCAACGACCGCGACCGGGGTGTGAACGAGCTGTCGAGCGCCCTGCGCCGCCGCTTCAACACCGTGGTGCTGCCGCTGCCCGCCACTGCGGACGAGGAGGTCGACATCGTGTCCCGCCGCGTCGACCAGATCGGCCGGTCCCTCGACCTGCCGGCCGCGCCGGAAGGGCTGCACGAGATACGGCGCGTCGTCACCGTCTTCCGCGAGCTGCGCGACGGCGTGACGGGAGACGGCCGTACGAAGGTCAAGTCGCCCTCGGGCACCCTCTCGACGGCCGAGGCCATCTCGGTGGTCACCGGAGGGCTGGCGCTGGCGGCGCACTTCGGGGACGGGGTGCTGCGCCCGTCGGACGTGGCGGCGGGCATCCTCGGCGCGGTCGTGCGGGATCCGGCCGCGGACCAGGTGGTGTGGCAGGAGTATCTGGAGGCGGTCGTGCGCGAGCGCGAGGGCTGGAAGGACTTCTACCGCGCGTGCCGGGAGGTCTCCGCGTGA
- a CDS encoding SWIM zinc finger family protein, which yields MTGQGARWTAEQVMALAPDAASRKSGSKLAAPGPWSEAGAGAGAVWGLCKGSGSTPYRTVVDIDGAEGPGYKCSCPSRKFPCKHALALLLLWAGESESVRALPAAPDWADEWLSGRRRRAEQRAAKGAQGADDEAAAGAGGGKAPADPEGARRRAERRHRSITAGATELEQRLADLLRGGLAGADQQGYAAWDEMAARMVDAQARGLADRIRELGAIPTSGPGWPERLLSECALLHLLTQGFLALDSPPPEDAAAEAVDAAEAAVPAGQGGAARAPLPEPLAATVRARVGLTVDTAKLLADPAARVRDEWLVLAQRDTDEGKLITRRIWLHGRRSRQPALLLSFGAAGRTPQQWLPVGTTLDADLAFYPGACRLRAALGEQHGPSGPGYVPAGAGGTVTDALASYAAALCDDPWLDSWPVVLTDVVPIPVQPGISWQLADADSDAALPVAPGCRQSALWRLTALSGGDPVTVFGECGHRGFTPHTAWGPAGEPEAVLL from the coding sequence ATGACTGGACAGGGGGCCCGCTGGACGGCGGAACAGGTAATGGCGCTGGCGCCTGACGCCGCGTCACGCAAGAGCGGGAGCAAGCTCGCCGCTCCCGGGCCGTGGTCCGAGGCCGGCGCGGGGGCCGGGGCGGTGTGGGGGCTGTGCAAGGGGAGCGGCAGCACTCCGTACCGGACCGTGGTGGACATCGACGGTGCGGAGGGGCCGGGGTACAAGTGCAGTTGCCCCAGCCGGAAGTTCCCGTGCAAGCACGCGCTCGCCCTGCTCCTGCTGTGGGCGGGCGAGTCCGAGTCGGTGCGCGCGCTGCCCGCCGCGCCGGACTGGGCGGACGAGTGGCTCAGCGGCCGTCGCCGGCGCGCGGAGCAGCGCGCGGCGAAGGGCGCGCAGGGGGCGGACGACGAAGCGGCGGCGGGCGCGGGCGGCGGCAAGGCGCCGGCGGACCCGGAGGGGGCGCGGCGGCGGGCGGAGCGCAGGCACCGTTCGATCACGGCGGGCGCCACGGAGTTGGAGCAGCGTCTCGCGGACCTGCTGCGGGGCGGCCTCGCGGGGGCGGACCAGCAGGGGTACGCGGCGTGGGACGAGATGGCGGCCCGGATGGTCGACGCGCAGGCGCGCGGGCTGGCGGACCGCATACGGGAGTTGGGCGCGATCCCGACGTCGGGTCCGGGCTGGCCGGAGCGGCTCCTTTCCGAGTGCGCGCTGCTGCACCTGCTCACCCAGGGCTTCCTGGCGCTGGACAGCCCACCGCCGGAGGACGCCGCCGCGGAGGCCGTAGACGCGGCGGAGGCAGCCGTGCCCGCCGGGCAGGGTGGCGCGGCGCGGGCGCCGCTGCCCGAGCCGCTGGCGGCGACCGTACGGGCCAGGGTGGGGCTCACCGTGGACACGGCGAAGCTGCTGGCCGATCCCGCGGCGCGGGTGCGCGACGAGTGGCTGGTGCTGGCCCAGCGGGACACGGACGAGGGGAAGCTGATCACGCGCCGCATATGGCTGCACGGGAGGCGGTCCCGACAGCCCGCGCTGCTCCTCTCGTTCGGTGCCGCGGGCCGTACGCCTCAGCAGTGGCTGCCGGTGGGCACGACGCTCGACGCCGACCTCGCCTTCTACCCCGGCGCGTGCCGGCTGCGCGCGGCGCTCGGCGAGCAGCACGGGCCGTCCGGTCCCGGATACGTGCCGGCCGGGGCCGGGGGTACGGTCACGGACGCGCTCGCCTCCTATGCCGCGGCGCTCTGCGACGACCCGTGGCTGGACAGCTGGCCGGTCGTCCTGACGGACGTCGTGCCGATACCGGTCCAGCCGGGAATTTCCTGGCAGTTGGCCGACGCTGACAGCGACGCGGCGCTTCCGGTCGCGCCCGGGTGCCGCCAGTCCGCGCTGTGGCGGCTCACGGCGCTCTCCGGGGGCGATCCGGTGACGGTGTTCGGGGAGTGCGGCCACCGCGGCTTCACGCCGCACACCGCGTGGGGACCGGCGGGCGAGCCCGAGGCGGTGCTGCTGTGA